From the genome of Mesorhizobium japonicum MAFF 303099, one region includes:
- a CDS encoding autotransporter assembly complex protein TamA: protein MPAHEEQMSGGAAPGRVLPRALLLAMLCATALVAESRPAAAFELFGIKLWGSSNDEDADIVDPLRYAVTITAPDADKDLVKRLENASALKGDEDRPVSGSLGLMAKARSDREQLVAALFADARYEGVVTITIDGKPLDELPPDAEFKGPQPIPVTINIAVGPKFTLGTIRLEGDAAGLMSADYGLISGGDAGSGAVLKAEALIVRTLKEQGRPLAKVTDRRIVADHATSTLDVTLTVAAGPVAGYGATTVEGTEKVDRDFTEYMTGLKRGKQYSPQEISDARDRLLALEVFNSVTFKEADKLDADGNIPIGVQVSERKPRYFGLGGTFSNTEGLGLEGYWGHRNLFGHAEKLRIDGAISGIGSNNLSDLNYNAGIMFEKPGVIGPASKFFAGFKTVLEHPDAYDHFSVKGSTGLSYELDKQQTVSAEVALDYSRITDAFGKHTYLIASVPLQYVYDNRDSRLNPTRGFRVLAYAEPSYDIMSGAAFLKLKGEGSAYQSLDTASKFVLAERVAIGSIVGTGLQNVPADRRFYSGGGGSVRGYAYQGIGPKDFTGQPIGGLSFFETSVEMRIAVTDTIGIVPFVDAGTVSTKSVPNFSDVKVGAGVGLRYVTPFGPLRIDAAVPLNRDPNDPHFGIYAGIGQAF from the coding sequence ATGCCGGCGCATGAAGAGCAGATGTCAGGGGGGGCCGCGCCAGGGCGCGTGCTTCCGCGCGCCCTGCTTTTGGCCATGTTGTGCGCGACCGCGCTGGTTGCCGAATCAAGGCCCGCGGCCGCTTTCGAGCTTTTCGGCATCAAGCTGTGGGGATCGTCCAACGACGAGGACGCCGATATCGTCGATCCGCTGCGCTATGCCGTGACCATCACCGCGCCCGATGCCGACAAGGATCTGGTGAAGAGGCTCGAAAACGCCTCGGCGCTGAAGGGCGATGAGGACCGGCCCGTCTCGGGTTCGCTCGGGCTGATGGCCAAGGCGCGCAGCGACCGTGAACAACTGGTCGCCGCCCTTTTTGCCGATGCCCGCTACGAAGGCGTGGTCACCATCACCATCGACGGCAAGCCGCTCGACGAACTGCCGCCGGACGCCGAATTCAAGGGTCCGCAGCCCATTCCGGTGACGATCAATATCGCGGTCGGCCCGAAATTCACCCTCGGCACTATCCGGCTCGAAGGCGACGCGGCGGGGCTGATGAGCGCCGATTACGGCTTGATATCAGGCGGCGACGCTGGATCCGGGGCGGTGCTCAAGGCCGAGGCGCTGATCGTGCGGACGCTGAAGGAGCAGGGCAGGCCGCTGGCCAAGGTGACCGACCGGCGGATCGTCGCCGACCACGCCACCTCGACGCTGGACGTGACGCTGACGGTGGCGGCCGGGCCGGTTGCCGGCTATGGCGCGACCACGGTGGAGGGCACCGAAAAGGTCGATCGCGATTTCACCGAATACATGACTGGCTTGAAGCGCGGCAAGCAGTATTCGCCGCAGGAGATCAGCGACGCGCGCGACCGGCTGCTGGCGCTGGAAGTCTTCAACAGCGTCACCTTCAAGGAAGCCGACAAGCTCGACGCCGACGGCAACATTCCGATCGGCGTCCAGGTCAGTGAGCGCAAGCCGCGCTATTTCGGCCTGGGCGGCACCTTCTCGAACACGGAAGGGCTTGGCCTGGAAGGCTATTGGGGACACCGCAACCTGTTTGGCCACGCCGAAAAGCTGCGCATTGATGGCGCCATTAGCGGCATCGGCAGCAACAACCTGTCCGATCTGAACTACAATGCCGGCATCATGTTCGAGAAACCCGGCGTGATCGGGCCGGCGTCGAAGTTCTTTGCCGGCTTCAAGACGGTGCTCGAGCATCCTGATGCGTATGACCATTTCTCGGTCAAGGGCAGCACCGGCCTGTCCTACGAACTCGACAAGCAGCAGACCGTGTCGGCGGAAGTGGCGCTCGACTATTCCAGGATCACGGATGCCTTCGGCAAGCACACCTACCTTATCGCCAGTGTTCCCCTGCAATATGTCTACGACAACAGGGATAGCAGGCTGAACCCGACCAGGGGCTTCCGGGTGCTGGCCTATGCCGAGCCGAGCTACGACATCATGAGTGGCGCCGCCTTCCTCAAGCTGAAAGGCGAGGGATCGGCCTATCAGTCGCTGGATACGGCCTCGAAATTCGTGCTGGCCGAGCGTGTCGCCATCGGATCGATCGTCGGCACCGGGCTGCAGAACGTTCCGGCCGACCGGCGTTTCTACTCCGGCGGTGGCGGTTCGGTGCGTGGCTATGCCTATCAGGGCATCGGCCCGAAAGACTTCACCGGCCAGCCGATCGGCGGCCTGTCCTTCTTCGAGACCTCGGTCGAAATGCGCATAGCCGTCACCGATACGATCGGTATCGTGCCGTTCGTCGATGCCGGTACGGTGTCGACGAAGTCGGTTCCCAACTTCTCCGACGTCAAGGTCGGCGCCGGCGTCGGCCTGCGCTACGTCACGCCGTTCGGCCCGCTGCGCATCGATGCGGCCGTTCCGCTCAACCGCGATCCCAACGATCCGCATTTTGGCATCTATGCCGGCATCGGGCAGGCGTTCTGA
- a CDS encoding alpha-2-macroglobulin family protein: MAMRAARGLSILILLFFALAWNGVAQAAEARRIATTDNSDYFGFDLRSDQNVTLDQCKTTCLGDPACRAFTYNTKAKWCFLKSDYNQLKPFNGAVAGKVVKIDGDPDIGAPPELTFFPNWMADQAQQYRNRLLGPAFDKPTEGMAALISSAEQAVLTGDHRSAMHKYEAAVSVMPDDGQLWLNLARETLAVQPATNTSEASTLPMNATSAAFNAYKLLRTTKTRADVLALLGAGLDKRDLYRPALQAYEASLALVTSPAVQADYADLKARKGFRVVDHSVDADTSAPRICAQFSEELVKTGVDYAQFVTVDNAPPKGVEAKDKQICVEGLEHGQHYDVTFRAGLPAAIGEVTAAPVVLSIYVQDRAPSARFTGDSFVLPAGARRGIPVVTVNMNAAEMKLYRIGDRSLAQLLSGYQFLHQLDSYDISNISEQMGAPVWQGKLDIVNDLNKEVTTSFPVDEALPQRKPGVYVLTAQAVDGKGDDYNSLATQWFVVSDIGLSTYTGQDGLNVFARSLGSAKPIAGAELTLVARNNEVLGTATSDADGHAVFNPGLTRGDGGMVPAVLMAKQGDNDFVFLDMSKAGFDLSDRGVTGRAAPGALDVYAWTERGIYRAGEDVHVAALARDGAAKAVENLPLTFIFSRPDGVEDRRIVSDGASAGGHAVELPLEPNAMRGTWSVSIHTDPKQPAVASQMFLVEDFVPDRIEFDMKADKQEIERGETANINIDGRFLYGAPAAGLALEGELTLSTARDWDRFPNFSFGLADEQSAEPTVTPLTNLPVVGDDGKATFPVTVDQLPSTTKLVNGKVTVRMRETGGRAIERSLNIGIRPQGHMIGIRPDFADDEVPQGGTAKFSLIAVAPDGKRETLKGAQWTLVKVERNYQWYRSNNSWSYEPVTFTKSIANGQIDLGADGDATVSVPVDWGQYRLEVETSDPEGPATSYEFDAGWYVASTTTETPDGLEIALDKDNYAAGEVAKLKVSPHFAGELLINIGSDKLLKTVTATVPAGGSTVDIPVGDDWGAGAYVTATLFRPGDAQETRMPARAIGVKWLKVDPGAKKLAVTLTPPDKTMPRQQLSIPVSVAGVQPGTNAYVMVAAVDVGILNLTNYKAPDPENWFFGQRMLGMEIRDIYGRLIDGSLGATGKLRTGGDGANMQTQGSPPTEKLVAFFSGPVQLDADGKARIDFDIPQFNGTVRVMSVAWTKEAVGHATSDVIVRDPVVITAGLPRFLAPGDNTVMRLDVADTDGPAGDYAFSIDTTGDLSTGDKPLPQKLTLAQGKRQTLTVPLIAKTPGNASLTIKLAHADGTKVEQTLYVPVRPAQLPLTTRLVVDLKGNGGALRVDKELLAASLLEGATVSVGVSQTAAFDVPSLLMTLDRYPYGCAEQTTSRAMPLLYVNEMASGIGMESDPNLHGRIQDAIYKVLSYQSSSGSFGLWGPGSGDLWLDAYVSEFLTRAREQKYDVPAQAMNQALSNLQNSLGYDQSVQDRGSEIAYALYVLARNKKASIGDLRYYADTQLEAFSSPMAVAQLAASLALYGDTQRSEATFKTALELAKSSTDYDWYRSDYGSALRDGAAMLSLAAESKPASSVVPELIKLVTRQRAEVRWTSTQDDSWMLLAARALKEGNDSIALTVNGAPHSGGYSNQVNGSELVDSPLEIANTGKTPLQAVVTTVASPIQPLPAGGDGFTISRTYYKLDGTEANVTEATQNERYVVVLKVTEQNSWPSRLLVTDLLPAGFEIDNPGLVSSAQLTNFSWLAQTDAAHLEFRDDRFVAAFNPADGDHDHNLTLAYVVRAVTPGTYAHPAATVEDMYRPQYSARTATGMMEIKAP; encoded by the coding sequence ATGGCAATGCGCGCGGCTCGTGGTCTGTCGATCCTGATCCTTCTTTTCTTCGCCTTAGCCTGGAATGGTGTCGCGCAAGCGGCCGAGGCCCGGCGAATCGCAACGACGGACAATTCCGACTATTTCGGCTTTGATCTCAGATCCGACCAGAATGTCACCCTCGACCAGTGCAAGACGACATGCCTTGGCGATCCGGCCTGCCGCGCCTTCACCTACAACACCAAGGCCAAATGGTGCTTTCTCAAATCCGACTACAACCAGCTGAAACCGTTCAACGGCGCGGTCGCCGGCAAGGTCGTCAAGATTGACGGCGATCCCGATATCGGCGCGCCGCCGGAGCTGACCTTCTTCCCCAACTGGATGGCCGATCAAGCCCAGCAATACCGCAACAGGCTGCTTGGCCCGGCCTTCGACAAGCCGACCGAAGGCATGGCCGCCCTGATCAGTTCGGCCGAACAGGCCGTGCTGACCGGCGACCATCGCTCCGCCATGCATAAATACGAGGCCGCGGTTTCGGTGATGCCCGATGATGGCCAGCTCTGGCTCAATCTGGCGCGTGAAACGCTGGCCGTGCAGCCCGCCACCAACACCTCCGAAGCATCCACCTTGCCGATGAACGCCACTTCGGCCGCCTTCAACGCCTATAAGCTCTTGCGCACGACCAAGACCCGCGCCGACGTGCTGGCGCTGCTTGGCGCCGGTCTCGACAAGCGCGATCTCTACCGCCCGGCCCTGCAGGCCTATGAGGCGAGCCTTGCGCTCGTGACGTCGCCGGCCGTGCAGGCCGACTATGCCGATCTCAAGGCCCGCAAGGGCTTCCGTGTCGTCGACCACAGCGTCGATGCCGACACCAGCGCGCCGCGCATCTGCGCGCAATTCTCCGAAGAACTGGTCAAGACCGGCGTCGACTACGCGCAGTTCGTTACCGTCGACAACGCGCCGCCAAAGGGCGTCGAGGCCAAGGACAAGCAGATCTGCGTCGAAGGCCTCGAACACGGCCAGCATTACGACGTCACCTTCCGCGCCGGCCTGCCGGCAGCCATCGGCGAAGTGACCGCCGCTCCCGTGGTGCTGTCGATCTATGTGCAGGACCGCGCCCCGTCCGCCCGCTTCACCGGCGACAGCTTCGTACTGCCGGCCGGCGCGCGCCGCGGCATTCCGGTCGTCACCGTCAACATGAACGCCGCCGAAATGAAGCTCTATCGCATCGGCGACCGTTCGCTGGCGCAGCTTCTGTCGGGCTACCAGTTCCTGCACCAACTCGACAGCTATGACATCTCCAACATTTCCGAGCAGATGGGCGCGCCGGTCTGGCAGGGCAAGCTCGACATCGTCAACGACCTCAACAAGGAGGTCACCACCTCCTTCCCGGTCGACGAAGCACTGCCGCAGCGCAAGCCCGGCGTCTATGTGCTGACCGCACAGGCCGTCGACGGCAAGGGCGACGACTACAATTCGCTGGCCACGCAGTGGTTCGTCGTCTCCGACATCGGCCTGTCGACCTATACCGGCCAGGACGGGCTCAATGTCTTTGCCCGTTCGCTGGGCTCGGCCAAGCCGATCGCCGGCGCCGAACTGACGCTGGTTGCCCGCAACAACGAGGTGCTCGGCACCGCGACATCGGATGCCGACGGCCACGCCGTCTTCAATCCCGGCCTGACGCGCGGCGACGGCGGCATGGTGCCGGCCGTGCTGATGGCCAAGCAGGGCGACAATGATTTCGTCTTCCTCGACATGTCCAAGGCCGGCTTCGACCTGTCCGACCGCGGCGTCACGGGACGCGCGGCGCCCGGCGCCCTCGACGTCTATGCCTGGACCGAACGCGGCATCTACCGCGCCGGCGAGGATGTCCATGTCGCGGCCCTTGCCCGCGATGGCGCCGCCAAGGCGGTCGAGAACCTGCCGCTGACCTTCATCTTCTCGCGTCCCGATGGCGTCGAGGACCGCCGCATCGTCAGCGACGGCGCTTCGGCCGGCGGCCATGCCGTCGAGCTGCCGCTCGAACCCAACGCCATGCGCGGCACCTGGTCGGTGTCGATCCATACCGATCCGAAGCAGCCGGCTGTCGCCAGCCAGATGTTCCTGGTCGAGGATTTCGTGCCGGATCGCATCGAATTCGACATGAAGGCCGACAAGCAGGAAATCGAGCGCGGCGAAACCGCCAACATCAACATTGACGGCCGCTTCCTCTATGGCGCGCCGGCGGCTGGCCTGGCGCTGGAAGGCGAACTGACGCTGTCGACGGCGCGCGACTGGGACCGCTTCCCCAACTTCTCCTTCGGCCTCGCCGACGAGCAGTCGGCTGAGCCCACCGTCACGCCGCTGACCAACCTGCCGGTGGTTGGCGATGACGGCAAGGCGACCTTCCCTGTCACCGTCGACCAGTTGCCTTCGACGACCAAGCTGGTCAACGGCAAGGTGACGGTGCGCATGCGCGAAACCGGCGGCCGCGCCATCGAACGCTCGCTCAACATCGGCATCCGCCCGCAAGGCCATATGATCGGCATCCGTCCGGACTTCGCCGACGATGAGGTGCCGCAGGGCGGCACGGCCAAGTTCAGCCTGATCGCGGTGGCTCCCGACGGCAAGCGCGAGACGCTGAAAGGCGCGCAGTGGACGCTGGTCAAGGTCGAACGCAATTACCAATGGTACCGCTCCAACAATTCGTGGAGCTACGAACCGGTCACGTTTACCAAATCGATCGCCAATGGCCAGATCGACCTCGGCGCCGATGGCGACGCCACCGTCTCCGTGCCGGTAGATTGGGGCCAGTACCGGCTCGAGGTCGAAACCTCGGACCCCGAAGGGCCGGCCACCAGCTACGAATTCGACGCCGGCTGGTATGTGGCCTCGACCACGACCGAAACGCCTGACGGCCTGGAAATCGCTCTCGACAAGGACAATTATGCCGCGGGCGAAGTGGCCAAGCTGAAGGTCTCGCCGCATTTTGCCGGCGAACTTCTGATCAACATCGGATCCGACAAGCTGTTGAAGACCGTCACGGCCACCGTGCCGGCCGGGGGCAGCACCGTCGACATCCCGGTCGGCGACGATTGGGGCGCCGGCGCCTATGTCACGGCCACCCTGTTCCGGCCCGGCGATGCGCAGGAGACGCGCATGCCGGCCCGCGCCATCGGCGTGAAGTGGCTGAAGGTCGATCCGGGCGCAAAGAAGCTCGCCGTCACACTGACGCCGCCGGACAAGACCATGCCGCGCCAGCAGCTGTCGATCCCGGTTTCCGTGGCCGGCGTGCAGCCGGGCACCAACGCCTATGTCATGGTCGCCGCCGTCGATGTCGGCATCCTCAATCTGACCAACTACAAGGCGCCAGACCCGGAGAACTGGTTCTTCGGCCAGCGCATGCTGGGCATGGAGATCCGCGACATCTATGGCCGCCTGATCGACGGCTCGCTCGGCGCCACCGGCAAACTCAGGACCGGCGGTGACGGCGCCAACATGCAGACGCAAGGCAGCCCGCCCACCGAAAAGCTGGTCGCCTTCTTCTCCGGCCCGGTCCAGCTCGACGCCGACGGCAAAGCACGGATCGACTTCGACATCCCGCAGTTCAACGGCACCGTGCGCGTCATGTCTGTCGCCTGGACCAAGGAAGCGGTCGGCCATGCCACGTCGGATGTCATCGTGCGCGATCCGGTGGTCATCACCGCCGGCCTGCCGCGCTTCCTGGCGCCCGGCGACAACACGGTGATGCGGCTTGACGTGGCCGACACCGACGGCCCGGCCGGCGACTATGCCTTCTCGATCGACACGACAGGCGACCTGTCGACCGGCGACAAGCCCCTGCCCCAGAAGCTGACGCTCGCCCAGGGCAAGCGCCAGACGCTGACCGTGCCGCTGATCGCCAAGACGCCGGGCAATGCCTCGCTTACCATCAAGCTGGCGCACGCCGACGGCACGAAGGTCGAGCAGACGCTCTACGTGCCGGTGCGCCCGGCGCAATTGCCTCTCACCACGCGGCTTGTGGTCGACCTCAAGGGCAATGGCGGCGCGCTGCGCGTCGACAAGGAACTGCTGGCGGCAAGCCTGCTGGAAGGCGCTACCGTCAGCGTCGGCGTTTCGCAGACGGCTGCCTTCGACGTGCCCTCACTCCTGATGACGCTCGACCGCTACCCCTATGGTTGCGCCGAGCAGACCACCAGCCGCGCCATGCCGCTTCTCTATGTCAACGAGATGGCCTCAGGCATCGGCATGGAAAGCGACCCCAACCTGCATGGCCGTATCCAGGATGCCATCTACAAGGTCCTGAGCTACCAGTCCTCGAGCGGCAGCTTCGGCCTGTGGGGTCCAGGCTCCGGCGATCTGTGGCTCGACGCCTATGTCAGCGAGTTCCTGACCAGGGCACGCGAGCAGAAATACGACGTGCCGGCGCAGGCCATGAACCAGGCGCTGAGCAATCTGCAGAACTCGCTCGGCTACGACCAGAGCGTACAGGACCGCGGCAGCGAGATCGCCTATGCCCTCTACGTCCTGGCCCGCAACAAGAAGGCCTCGATCGGCGACCTGCGCTATTATGCCGACACCCAGCTCGAAGCCTTCTCGAGCCCGATGGCCGTTGCCCAGCTGGCGGCGAGCCTGGCGCTCTACGGCGACACCCAGCGCTCGGAGGCGACGTTCAAGACCGCGCTGGAGCTCGCCAAATCGAGCACCGACTACGACTGGTACCGCTCCGACTACGGCTCGGCGCTGCGTGACGGCGCGGCGATGCTGTCGCTGGCGGCGGAATCGAAGCCGGCGTCGTCGGTCGTGCCGGAGCTGATCAAGCTGGTGACCAGGCAACGGGCGGAAGTGCGCTGGACCAGCACCCAGGACGATTCCTGGATGCTGCTGGCGGCCCGCGCGCTGAAGGAAGGCAATGACTCGATTGCGCTGACCGTCAATGGCGCGCCGCATTCGGGCGGCTATTCCAACCAGGTCAACGGCAGCGAATTGGTCGACAGCCCGCTCGAAATCGCCAACACCGGCAAGACCCCGCTGCAGGCCGTCGTCACCACCGTGGCGTCGCCGATCCAGCCCCTGCCGGCCGGCGGTGACGGCTTCACCATCAGCCGCACCTACTACAAGCTCGACGGCACCGAAGCCAATGTGACGGAGGCCACCCAGAACGAACGTTATGTCGTCGTGCTCAAGGTCACCGAGCAGAACAGCTGGCCGTCGCGCCTGCTGGTCACCGACCTGTTGCCGGCCGGCTTCGAGATCGACAATCCCGGCCTGGTCTCCAGCGCGCAATTGACGAACTTCTCCTGGCTGGCGCAGACCGACGCCGCCCATCTCGAATTCCGCGACGACCGTTTCGTCGCGGCGTTCAACCCGGCCGACGGCGACCACGACCACAATCTGACGCTCGCCTATGTCGTGCGCGCCGTGACGCCGGGCACCTACGCCCATCCGGCGGCAACCGTGGAAGACATGTACCGGCCGCAGTATTCGGCTCGCACCGCCACCGGCATGATGGAGATCAAGGCGCCGTAA
- the pbpC gene encoding penicillin-binding protein 1C: MLSRKSLRRAAITLASCAAILAVSVATLWELDRAFPPPLPAELTVSTEVQDRDGQLLRAFATPDGYWRLETRLDQVDKQFVDMLVTYEDKRFWDHQGIDVLALGRAAGQFATSGHIVSGGSTLSMQLARLIEPRESRSLGSKIKQMLRAIQIERRLSKREILERYLTLAPYGGNLEGVRAASLAYFGKEPKRLTVSEAALLVALPQLPEKRRPDRNLAIAHAARDRVLTRMVSSGLIGEREAARAALDDVSGLRRTLPALAPHAAYAMLPKAVPGEPLKLTIRKSVQEGLEQVARDAATKLGPRLSVAMVLADSRTGDILGEVGSANFFDASRSGWIDMTKIVRSPGSTLKPFIYGLAFEQGLVAQETLIEDSPVDFGGYRPKNFDMGYQGDVSVRQALQLSLNVPAIRVLDAVGPARLTARFRQAGVNPILPVNEAPGLAIGLGGVGVTLRDLVQLYTGLANGGKTHTLHDGTEPANAERTTATILNDQANWQIIDILSGVKPPEGALQRGIAYKTGTSYGYRDAWSVGFDGRYVLGVWVGRPDASAVPGLSGYVSAAPILFEGFVRSGLATVPLPGRPPGAFTPKREDLPVTLARFGAGADGLVQATPTEPAPTIIFPPDGARVDLATNSADATPLVLKLQGGRAPFRWLANGKPLTGIDRRRTATWLPDGAGYSTLTVIDAAGRAASVKVFVE, translated from the coding sequence ATGCTTTCAAGAAAGTCCCTTCGACGAGCGGCCATAACTCTAGCTTCCTGTGCGGCCATTCTCGCGGTCTCCGTCGCCACCCTGTGGGAGCTCGACCGCGCCTTCCCGCCCCCCTTGCCGGCGGAACTCACGGTCTCGACCGAAGTCCAGGACCGCGATGGCCAGCTGTTGCGCGCCTTCGCCACGCCGGACGGCTACTGGCGGCTCGAAACCCGGCTCGACCAGGTCGACAAGCAGTTCGTCGACATGCTGGTCACCTATGAGGACAAGCGCTTCTGGGACCATCAAGGCATCGACGTGCTGGCGCTTGGCCGCGCCGCCGGCCAGTTCGCCACCAGCGGCCACATCGTCTCCGGCGGCTCGACGCTTTCGATGCAGCTCGCCCGCCTGATCGAGCCGCGCGAAAGCCGAAGCCTCGGCTCCAAGATCAAGCAGATGCTGCGCGCCATCCAGATCGAGCGGCGGCTGTCCAAGCGCGAGATCCTCGAACGCTATCTGACGCTGGCGCCCTATGGCGGCAATCTGGAAGGCGTGCGCGCCGCTTCGCTTGCCTATTTCGGCAAGGAGCCGAAGCGGCTCACCGTCTCCGAAGCCGCCCTGCTCGTCGCCTTGCCCCAATTGCCGGAAAAGCGCCGGCCCGACCGCAATCTCGCAATCGCCCACGCCGCCCGTGACCGTGTGCTGACCCGCATGGTCTCGTCGGGCCTGATCGGCGAACGCGAGGCCGCGCGCGCCGCCCTTGACGATGTGTCGGGCCTGCGCCGAACGTTGCCGGCGCTCGCCCCGCACGCCGCCTATGCGATGCTGCCCAAGGCTGTTCCCGGCGAGCCGCTCAAACTGACAATTCGAAAAAGTGTCCAGGAAGGGCTTGAGCAGGTCGCGCGCGATGCCGCCACAAAGCTTGGCCCGCGCCTGTCCGTCGCCATGGTGCTGGCCGATTCCCGCACCGGCGACATTCTGGGCGAAGTCGGCTCGGCCAATTTCTTCGACGCCAGCCGCTCCGGCTGGATCGACATGACCAAGATCGTGCGCTCGCCCGGCTCGACGCTGAAGCCGTTCATCTATGGCCTTGCCTTCGAGCAGGGACTGGTGGCGCAGGAAACGCTGATCGAGGACAGCCCGGTCGATTTCGGCGGCTACCGGCCCAAGAATTTCGACATGGGCTACCAGGGCGATGTCAGCGTCCGCCAGGCGCTGCAATTGTCGCTCAACGTGCCGGCGATCCGCGTGCTCGACGCCGTCGGTCCAGCGCGGCTGACCGCGCGCTTCCGCCAGGCCGGCGTCAACCCGATCCTGCCGGTCAACGAGGCGCCGGGCCTGGCCATCGGCCTCGGCGGCGTTGGCGTCACGCTGCGCGACCTCGTCCAGCTCTATACGGGGCTCGCCAATGGCGGCAAGACGCACACGCTGCATGACGGCACCGAGCCGGCCAATGCCGAGCGCACCACCGCCACCATCCTCAACGACCAGGCGAACTGGCAGATCATCGACATCTTGTCGGGGGTCAAGCCGCCGGAGGGCGCCTTGCAGCGCGGCATCGCCTACAAGACCGGCACGTCCTACGGCTACCGCGACGCCTGGTCGGTCGGCTTCGACGGCCGCTATGTCTTGGGTGTCTGGGTCGGGCGTCCCGATGCCAGCGCCGTGCCGGGCCTTTCCGGCTATGTCTCGGCCGCCCCCATCCTGTTCGAGGGCTTTGTCCGCTCGGGCCTAGCCACCGTGCCGCTGCCGGGCAGGCCGCCCGGCGCCTTCACTCCCAAGCGCGAGGACCTGCCGGTGACGCTCGCCCGCTTCGGCGCCGGCGCGGATGGCCTGGTGCAGGCGACGCCGACCGAGCCCGCACCGACAATCATCTTCCCGCCGGACGGCGCCCGCGTCGACCTCGCCACGAATTCCGCCGACGCCACGCCGCTGGTGCTGAAACTGCAGGGCGGCCGTGCGCCGTTCCGCTGGCTGGCCAATGGCAAGCCGCTCACCGGCATCGATCGCCGCCGCACCGCGACGTGGTTGCCCGACGGCGCTGGTTATTCGACCCTGACCGTGATCGACGCGGCCGGGCGAGCGGCCAGCGTGAAAGTGTTCGTTGAATAG
- a CDS encoding M15 family metallopeptidase, producing MNRARQAILRVGFYALTVAVAVLPAHADPLPAGFVRLADIAPSIRQDIRYAGAGNFLHRKVTGYDAPVCILTLQAAQALAGVQQAIAARGLTLVVFDCYRPARAVADMGEWTRQGGPPDPQWYPGVRRGDLIAKGYVGELSTHSRGSTVDVAIARADGPSVAKPACGAIDADTLDFGSGFDCFDPMSETAHRPLGNEATENRRLLVEAMRAGGFKNYAREWWHYTLRHEPFPTQRFDFPVGAE from the coding sequence TTGAATAGAGCGCGCCAGGCGATTCTGCGCGTTGGCTTTTACGCGCTGACGGTTGCCGTTGCCGTTCTGCCGGCACATGCCGACCCTCTCCCCGCCGGCTTCGTCCGCCTCGCCGATATCGCCCCGTCGATCCGCCAGGACATCCGCTACGCCGGTGCAGGCAATTTCCTGCACCGCAAGGTGACCGGCTACGACGCCCCCGTCTGCATTCTCACCTTGCAGGCGGCGCAAGCCCTTGCCGGCGTCCAGCAGGCAATCGCCGCTCGGGGCCTGACGCTGGTCGTCTTCGACTGCTATCGCCCCGCCCGTGCCGTCGCCGACATGGGCGAGTGGACGCGACAGGGCGGGCCGCCCGATCCGCAATGGTATCCCGGGGTCCGGCGTGGCGACCTCATCGCCAAGGGCTATGTCGGCGAACTGTCGACCCATTCGCGCGGTTCGACCGTCGATGTCGCGATTGCGCGGGCCGACGGTCCATCCGTCGCCAAACCCGCCTGCGGCGCCATCGATGCCGATACGCTCGACTTCGGCAGCGGTTTCGACTGTTTCGACCCGATGAGCGAGACGGCGCACCGCCCGCTCGGCAATGAAGCGACAGAAAACCGCAGGCTGCTCGTCGAGGCCATGCGCGCCGGCGGTTTCAAGAACTACGCGCGCGAATGGTGGCACTATACGCTCCGGCATGAGCCCTTTCCCACCCAGCGCTTCGATTTCCCGGTAGGCGCCGAGTGA